The proteins below are encoded in one region of Ascochyta rabiei chromosome 9, complete sequence:
- a CDS encoding Chromatin structure-remodeling complex protein rsc9 — MAPSKPREPSIERTEEYDKFIEELEAYHEKRGTFLDREPKVANQHIDLLRLYKRVNEEGGYDKVSDTKNNKLAWRRLATDFLRDSSASQLTTQAFLVKTAYYKNLAAYEISTIHKREPPPKEILEDITAKGGDLLNRTVENFYRGSRETERLRNGDSDDSDEDGDVKKTPKDDKMDVDEPGSTGRATRSLRHAPPQRVLFQPESSIRQTRQSAGHLNSPQPNGYGTSAAAVAIANYEPRTNIPLALKQVVTPSNNLDAYVASRKKYIVNRKNRPVPLKGMMLPGTGFPGPNIYIRALHALRSKEPEEEAYALHHLVKISHERGDKYRFDQFPGLAEALIAKVIDVGSLFFDVQWDISYVEEEFDQADVLNGLSGTKDLLKKIRALQTLDIDDDLLPEENAKALNMINEAALIIRNMVMLKENALFASMIPAVRDLIVILLNLPKHPTVVELQHYALEIAEQLTKYWILDSQDPVYQSLLAQIDTDDRGRIITSLRALGRISMNLEATNKLSDVPVKTLQSICDWLLVEDEDLRIACLDFLYLFTGFPDNVELLAHEVNIEGVVGQLVRLLQFGAIAYEERRNTPKPTKSSTPNDAAPKLSSAIIDHLVTLEEPERSSQWLKTCFEEDPTGEITQIQLWSAYNAAFQEAMTANPSAFKALMPAKDFITNVSTTFGGASAQVLTVGGQPKYTIRGIRPRSVPVDPSTKKQYIRCCWIAPNIVNGQPEQEYSAKTECGEFASGARAMWEHVVGAHLKVPRDQETGQWLLEPKPDIDMENGDAITTSNPQNYNCYWANCSHFTSDTDSAFLAGQHIKTHLPDTSIKQAIHARHNRAAEDARPSTSSAQASIAGYNSNPGSNDNYTSTDKSSSLTPNFRYFNTATDEANDAAGLPLSSVLVLRNLARQLNKIPPPSEVLEIPDAPTHKRTFSATEPQSPSTHRTTGAKKPRLGDAAREQAREDGEREEQEAKSVGWVPRVFAPVREQLAFVASHNLTLKNYMGGLLKAVADGGA, encoded by the exons ATGGCGCCCAGCAAACCGCGAGAACCCTCCATTGAGCGCACCGAAGAATACGACAAGTTTATTGAGGAGCTGGAAGCATACCACGAGAAGAGAGG GACGTTTCTCGACCGCGAGCCCAAAGTTGCTAACCAGCACATTGACTTGTTGCGCCTGTACAAGCGCGTAAATGAAGAAGGCGGATACGATAAGGTCTCAGATACGAAGAATAACAAGCTTGCGTGGAGAAGACTAGCAACAGACTTTCTGCGTGACAGCTCTGCAAGTCAGCTCACCACGCAGGCATTCCTGGTCAAGACAGCATACTACAAGAACCTTGC AGCCTACGAGATATCAACTATACATAAGCGCGAACCACCGCCGAAAGAGATCCTCGAAGATATCACAGCCAAGGGAGGGGACCTGCTCAACCGAACCGTTGAGAACTTCTACCGAGGCAGTCGCGAGACCGAAAGGCTGAGGAACGGAGACTCGGACGATTCAGACGAAGACGGCGACGTCAAGAAGACACCAAAAGACGACAAGATGGACGTAGACGAGCCAGGGAGCACTGGGAGGGCAACAAGATCATTACGCCATGCGCCCCCACAGCGCGTGCTTTTTCAGCCAGAGAGCTCGATCAGGCAAACACGCCAATCTGCAGGCCATTTGAATTCCCCACAGCCCAACGGATACGGCACGAGTGCGGCAGCTGTAGCCATTGCAAACTATGAGCCGCGGACAAACATTCCCCTGGCACTAAAGCAGGTCGTAACACCGTCGAACAACCTGGACGCCTACGTTGCTTCACGGAAGAAGTACATCGTGAACAGGAAAAACAGGCCAGTTCCACTGAAGGGGATGATGCTTCCCGGTACTGGCTTCCCGGGACCGAACATTTACATTCGCGCACTACACGCATTACGATCAAAAGaaccagaagaagaagcataTGCGTTACACCACCTTGTCAAAATCTCCCACGAACGAGGCGACAAGTACCGTTTCGACCAATTCCCGGGACTTGCCGAGGCACTCATCGCAAAAGTCATCGATGTTGGATCATTGTTCTTCGATGTTCAATGGGACATCTCATACGTAGAGGAGGAATTTGACCAAGCGGACGTCCTGAATGGCTTGTCGGGTACCAAGGATTTGCTGAAGAAGATTCGCGCGCTGCAAACTCTGGACATCGACGACGACTTGCTTCCAGAAGAGAACGCGAAGGCCCTCAATATGATCAACGAAGCAGCATTGATCATTCGGAACATGGTGATGCTCAAAGAGAACGCTCTGTTTGCTTCCATGATCCCGGCTGTTCGGGACTTGATTGTCATTTTACTCAACCTGCCAAAACATCCCACTGTTGTTGAACTGCAACACTACGCCCTTGAGATCGCCGAGCAACTTACCAAATACTGGATATTGGACTCACAAGACCCTGTGTACCAATCTCTACTGGCTCAGATTGATACCGACGATCGTGGCCGAATCATCACCTCGCTAAGGGCGCTTGGCAGGATATCGATGAACCTCGAAGCCACAAACAAATTGTCAGACGTACCCGTCAAGACACTACAGTCGATATGCGACTGGCTGCTTGTCGAGGACGAGGATCTTAGGATAGCATGTCTGGACTTCCTGTACCTGTTTACAGGCTTCCCAGATAACGTTGAGCTTCTTGCGCACGAAGTGAACATCGAAGGTGTTGTAGGCCAACTTGTACGATTACTGCAATTCGGCGCCATCGCCTACGAAGAAAGGCGCAATACGCCAAAACCGACCAAATCTTCGACGCCCAACGATGCGGCACCCAAGCTTTCCTCTGCAATAATCGATCACCTGGTGACACTCGAGGAGCCGGAGCGAAGCTCCCAGTGGCTGAAGACATGTTTCGAGGAGGATCCAACAGGCGAGATTACCCAGATCCAGCTCTGGTCGGCATACAACGCAGCATTCCAAGAAGCCATGACGGCCAACCCGTCCgcgtttaaggcacttatGCCAGCCAAGGACTTTATCACGAATGTCTCAACAACCTTCGGTGGCGCATCTGCGCAAGTGTTGACAGTTGGCGGCCAACCGAAGTACACGATCAGAGGCATTAGGCCAAGATCCGTACCAGTCGACCCCAGCACCAAGAAGCAATACATACGTTGCTGTTGGATAGCACCAAACATCGTCAACGGCCAGCCAGAGCAAGAGTACTCTGCCAAAACAGAGTGCGGCGAGTTTGCATCAGGGGCACGAGCAATGTGGGAACACGTCGTCGGCGCCCATCTCAAAGTTCCTCGCGACCAAGAAACAGGCCAATGGCTTCTCGAACCCAAACCAGATATCGACATGGAGAACGGCGACGCAATTACCACCTCAAACCCTCAAAACTATAATTGCTACTGGGCGAACTGCAGCCATTTCACCTCAGACACAGACTCTGCGTTCTTAGCCGGTCAGCACATCAAAACCCATCTCCCTGATACATCCATCAAGCAAGCGATTCATGCACGTCACAATCGTGCCGCCGAAGACGCGCGcccctccacctcctccGCTCAAGCATCAATTGCCGGCTACAACAGCAACCCGGGCAGCAATGACAACTACACATCTACAGACAAATCCTCATCTCTGACCCCTAACTTCCGCTACTTCAACACCGCCACCGATGAAGCTAACGATGCCGCCGGCTTGCCCCTGTCCTCCGTTCTCGTCCTCCGCAACCTAGCGCGACAGCTGAATAAGATCCCGCCGCCGTCAGAGGTCCTCGAGATCCCCGATGCGCCCACACACAAACGTACGTTTAGCGCTACGGAACCGCAGAGCCCAAGCACACACCGTACCACTGGAGCGAAGAAGCCGCGTCTGGGCGATGCTGCACGCGAGCAGGCACGAGAAGACGGAGAGCGGGAAGAGCAGGAGGCTAAGAGTGTAGGGTGGGTGCCGAGAGTCTTTGCGCCGGTCAGGGAGCAGCTCGCTTTCGTGGCAAGCCACAATCTCACATTGAAGAACTACATGGGTGGGCTGTTGAAGGCTGTTGCTGATGGTGGGGCTTAG
- a CDS encoding Nitric oxide dioxygenase translates to MTSNYADPDTQMGGGPGPYGNHNGTPPTQQQQQQQQPQHQQHHDLTDPELQLQEKLQQFSNQVMHSGGPQQPQYQQPAQMASLQGAHPHFQAQQRPTHSPQQMAHVAMSLGEQHEQFDPNDPNRKRSKVSRACDECRRKKIRCDATSENGPEACSSCKRTGARCQFSRQPMKRGPSKGYIKELADRLNSLESQIQQPQAHQFDLQNMAEQGFADIQSPPQFHRKRTHSMSEGFQDAFGRSSWSGQDRGNDHPLEQTMLSLLTTQELPLNGDRRTSFGEMALAGNLITGSNENTLKAYYNMIHPTLPILPHDSTALNRLTNCPAKLREAFFLSLDVCVRSFAPRALPQIDASVTQLLQQTFALADAAKLTLSDAEPSRQFYNNLVYCQSLILLALAADKPGLGVVGSISQLLGQIAGCITEAGINDARVLNPLKNQDQEAFQSSRRVFWTAFILDRFHASSRSKDIMLPLHSGSLTRDDYVALGDLGYHLARATKIVGQVAAVNRAGSVPSIELSSPFALLPLAATSPESIYLNGQLTGFRESIDITDLTNHSPPHLAYQYLRVFVGRLSSQTMPSTDLLGLTRELLTNLASGAITPLHHVFASLVATSLVELSDRVETQVEAHAAIKEMSDALNNGQIIHRSMDHVSWDTALQETLNQKQTPTPPTNSVPEQTSPASEPNMAGLQHLAAAAVGEREGTEARPVSSADNGNHDTSLANAEHDLSAVMAAANDAAMAQATAAAAQQQLTASSPDAKGGNNFDSSALSKDDFIASIS, encoded by the exons ATGACATCGAATTATGCCGACCCCGATACGCAGATGGGTGGTGGACCAGGTCCATATGGGAATCACAATGGCACACCTCCcacacagcagcagcagcagcagcagcaaccgCAACATCAGCAGCATCACGACTTGACCGACCCTGAACTTCAGCTGCAGGAGAAGCTTCAGCAGTTCAGCAACCAAGTGATGCACTCAGGCGGTCCGCAGCAACCTCAGTACCAGCAGCCAGCTCAGATGGCCTCTTTGCAGGGCGCGCACCCGCATTTTCAAGCCCAGCAGCGGCCGACGCACTCGCCGCAGCAGATGGCACACGTCGCGATGAGCTTAGGCGAACAACACGAACAGTTCGATCCCAACGACCCAAACCGAAAGCGATCGAAGGTGTCACGAGCTTGCGACGAGTGCCGGCGGAAGAAG ATTCGATGCGACGCGACCAGCGAGAACGGACCAGAGGCTTGCTCAAGCTGTAAGAGGACAGGGGCGAGATGCCAGTTCAGCAGGCAGCCAATGAAGCGCGGACCCAGCAAAGG GTACATCAAGGAGCTTGCAGATCGTTTGAATTCGCTTGAGAGCCAAATCCAGCAGCCTCAAGCCCACCAATTTGACCTACAAAACATGGCAGAGCAGGGGTTTGCAGATATTCAGAGTCCGCCTCAATTCCACCGAAAACGTACGCATAGCATGTCAGAAGGGTTTCAGGATGCTTTTGGCCGGTCCAGCTGGTCCGGTCAGGACCGCGGTAATGACCACCCGCTCGAGCAAACCATGCTCTCTCTGCTGACTACTCAAGAATTACCACTCAATGGCGATCGTCGCACCTCGTTCGGTGAGATGGCATTGGCTGGCAATCTTATTACAGGTTCAAACGAAAACACGCTGAAAGC GTACTACAACATGATCCATCCTACACTCCCAATCCTGCCGCACGACTCTACGGCCTTGAACCGCCTTACGAACTGTCCAGCTAAATTGCGCGAAGCCTTCTTTCTCTCCTTAGATGTCTGTGTTCGTTCGTTCGCGCCCAGAGCATTGCCACAGATCGATGCGAGCGTAACTCAACTCTTGCAACAGACCTTTGCCTTGGCCGACGCGGCGAAGCTCACACTGAGTGATGCTGAACCATCACGGCAGTTCTACAACAACCTGGTGTACTGCCAATCGTTGATACTGCTCGCCCTAGCAGCAGACAAACCTGGGCTAGGGGTTGTGGGGAGCATCTCTCAGCTCCTCGGTCAAATTGCAGGGTGTATCACTGAAGCGGGCATCAACGATGCCAGAGTGTTGAACCCGCTGAAGAACCAAGACCAAGAGGCGTTCCAGAGCTCACGTCGTGTGTTCTGGACAGCGTTCATCTTGGATCGATTCCATGCTTCTAGTCGATCAAAAGACATCATGCTCCCGCTGCATTCAGGATCCCTGACTCGTGACGATTATGTAGCACTCGGTGATCTTGGCTACCATCTTGCTC GGGCTACCAAGATCGTCGGTCAGGTGGCTGCTGTCAACCGCGCAGGCAGCGTGCCTAGCATAGAACTTTCGTCGCCATTCGCATTACTCCCTTTGGCTGCCACTTCGCCCGAGTCTATCTATCTCAACGGTCAACTAACAGGCTTTCGAGAATCGATAGACATCACCGACTTGACCAATCACTCCCCACCCCACCTCGCTTATCAATAtctgcgcgtctttgtaggGCGTCTGTCCTCACAAACCATGCCCTCAACTGACCTTCTTGGTCTGACAAGAGAACTCCTTACCAACTTGGCAAGTGGAGCAATCACACCATTGCACCATGTGTTCGCTAGCCTTGTGGCGACTTCTCTGGTCGAACTCTCTGATCGAGTTGAAACTCAGGTCGAGGCGCATGCTGCCATCAAAGAGATGAGCGATGCTCTCAACAACGGACAGATCATTCACCGTAGCATGGACCATGTAAGCTGGGACACAGCCTTACAGGAAACGCTAAATCAAAAGCAAACGCCCACACCCCCAACAAACAGTGTTCCCGAACAAACAAGCCCAGCGTCGGAACCCAACATGGCTGGTCTTCAACATCTTGCTGCGGCAGCTGTCGGTGAGCGCGAAGGTACCGAAGCACGTCCAGTCAGCAGTGCAGACAATGGGAACCACGACACATCACTTGCCAACGCCGAGCACGATCTCTCAGCAGTCATGGCCGCAGCAAATGACGCTGCAATGGCGCAAGCAACAGCCGCTGCAGCACAGCAACAACTAACAGCGTCATCGCCAGACGCTAAAGGCGGGAATAACTTTGACTCGAGTGCATTGAGCAAAGATGACTTCATAGCATCAATCTCGTGA